A region of the Lysobacter sp. K5869 genome:
GCGCAGCATCAGCCGGCGCCTCATCAGCCCGCGCCGCACCAGCCGGCTCCGCACCAGCCCGCCGCGCAGCAACCCGCCGCGCAGCAGCCGGCGGCGCCCAAGCCGGGCGCGGCGGCCGGCGGCATCGCGCTGGAGTCGGCGTATCAGCTGACCCTGCAGTACGACTACGTCAAGTACGGCTTCGGTTCCAAGAACGTGGACAGCGGCAAGGTCGATTGCTCGGGGTGGATCACCCACCTGCAGAACTCGACGATGAAGGAGATCAACGCCAAGGCCGGCCACACCGTGTTCTCCAAGGACGAGATGTTCTCGCCGGGCTACGACAACGCCGCAGCGCTGGTGCGCAAGTCCGAGCAGCGGTCGGGCGTGATGATCGAAGGCAAGGCGGTGACCGCCGCGGTGCTCAAGGAAGGCATGATCATCGGCGAGGACAACGGCCGCACCTCGTGGGACAAGGGCTTCTACAAGGGCATCGACCACATCACCATGGTGGTGCGCGATCCCAAGAGCGGCGATCTCAAGATCAGCCAGTCGCGCGGCGGCGAAGGCGTGGAGTTGAGCTCGGTCGACGATTACCTCAAGTACAAGCACGGCAAGGGCGTGCAGCTGTACGCGACCGACCCGCTGGCCGAAGCGCGCGAACTGCTCAAGGACCGCGGCCAGACCCGCGGCCAGGCGCCGCATGCCGAAGCCAAGCACGAGGCCAAGGCCGAGCCCAAGCACGAGCAGCCCAAGCCCGCCAACGCCGGCCACGGCGCGCTGGCCGACGGCGTGCTCGACCGCAACGAGAAGGGCCGCGACGTGCGCGCGCTGCAGGAAGGGCTCAACAAGCTCGGCTACACCGACGGCCACGGCAAGCCGCTGTCGGCCGACGCCAACTTCGGCCCGCGCACCGAGGAAGCGGTGCGCAAGTTCCAGCAGGCGCACGGCTTGAAGCCCGACGGCGACGCCGGCCCGCTGACGCTGGACGCGATGAAGAAGTCGCTGGCGCATCCTCAGTTGTGCGATCCCAAGCATCCCAACCACGGCATGTATCAGGACGCGACCCAGCAGTTGCAGAAGCTCGGCGGCTTCAAGTCGGCCGACGAACTGCACCGCACCGCCGCGGCGCTGACCTACGAAGCGCGCGTCGGCGGCATGGACAAGATCGCCCAGGTGCTGCCGAACAAGAGCGGCACCGGCTACTTCGCGGTCGGCGGCGAGCCGAGCGATCCGGCGACGTCGCGCGCTTACGTCGACAAGGCGTCGGCGGCGAACCAGTCGGTCGAGCGCAGCAGCGAACAGCTGCGCCAGGACGTGCCGGCGCAGGCCGCGCAGCAGCAGACCGAACAGCAGAACAAGGCGAAGACGATGGCGGCCTGATCGTCGTCGGGCGCGCCGCGCCACGCCGTTCGCGGCGTGCGCGGCGGCGCGGGGCAGGGCGCGTTCGCCGTCGCGACGGCGAACGCCGCCTCCCGCCGCGCATCGCGCCATCGCTTCACGCAACGCCTTGCGCCACCCGCATCACCGCAATCGTCTTTCCACCGAAATCCGGAACCGGCCGATGAATCTCCAACGCAACGCTCCGTCGCTCCTCGCCGTCGTGCTGTCGCTCGCGCTCGCCGCGTGCGGCCAGCAGCAGGCCGGCGCGCCATCGTCCCCCGTGGCGCAGCCCGACGGCTCGGCCGGTTCCACCTCTACGCCCGCGGCTCCTGCCGCGTCCGCCGACGCCGCGACCGCGGCGCCGTCCTCCCCGCAAACGCAGCCCGCCCCGATGACCACCGAGATCCCGCAAGGCTTTTCTTCCTACGCCTCCGAAGCGATCGGCGACAACCAGCGTTGCATCGCCGGCGCCGCCAGCGACGAGGACGGCATGAACCAGCACCCGGTCGCCTACCTCGCGCAAGCCTCCGGCAAGCCGATCTGGACGCGCACGCTGGACCTGCCCGCCGACACCTACCAAAGCCGCGCCACCCATTGCCTGCGTCAAGGCGATGCGCTGTACGTGCTGCTGCAGTCCGACACCCAGCCCGCGCAGGCGCTTTCGCAGACCTTGCTGCGCGTGGTCAAGCTCAACCTCGCCGACGGCGCGGTGCAGGCCGGCGCCGATGTCGCGGTCGGCGAAGGCGACGGCGCGTTCTCGGCGAGCGTCGCCGAAGGCGCCAAGCATTTGCGTTGGGAGAACGGCGGCGTGGTCGTGTCCGGCCAGTACTTCGCGCTCGACGCGCCCGATCAACGCAAGGATTTCTCCGCCGCGCTCAAGGCCGATCTGAGCCGCTGAGCCGCCACTCATCCCGTTCCATCGCCGCGGCCGCGAGCCGGGCGCAGACAAGGAGTTAGCCATGGGCAATAAGGAAGAATTCATCGCCGATCTGTATCCGGCGGCCGTGCGCGTGTCCAAGCAGACCGGCATGTCGGCCGAGCTGATCCTGGCCCAGGCCGCGCTGGAAACCGGCTGGGGCGAGAAGGTCCTGCCGGGCACCAACAACATCTTCAACATCAAGGACAGCAAGGGCTGGGACGGCCCGACCAAGAGCTTCAACGTGTGGGAGATCGAGGGCGGCAAGAAGGTCTGGAAGGACCAGGATTTCCGCGTCTACGGTTCCATGGACGAAGCCTTGACCGACCGGGTCAAGTTCCTCAAGGAAAACGGCCGCTACGCCAAGGCCGGGCTGTTCGACGAAGGCACGCTCGGCGATCTGAAGAAGGAAGCCGGCGCCTTGCAGAAGGCCGGCTACGCCACCGATCCGCATTACGCCGAGCAGCTGGCCAAGGTGTTCAACGGCCCGACCATGCGTCGCGGCATCGCCCTGGCCGAAAGCCGCGGCGCGCCCGAACTGCCCGAGCACAAGCCCGGCGAACACAAGCCGGGCGAACACAAGCCCGCCGCGCCGGCCAAGCCGGCCGACGCGATGGCCGACGGCCGCCTGCGCCAGGGCGAGGACGGCCCGGCGGTGAAGGCGATGCAGGAGCGCTTGAACGAACTGGGCTTCCGCGACGCCAAGGGCCATCCGCTCAAGCCCGACGGCGACTTCGGCCCGGCGACCAAGCACGCGCTGCAGCAGGCGCAGCGCGCCTACGGCCTGGACGACGACGGCGTCGCCGGTCCGAAGACGCTGGACGCCTTGAAGAAGGCGCCGCCCGAGAAGGCCGCGCCCGAAAAGGCCGAGCCCGGCGCGTTGCTGTCGGATCCGGCCAACCGCGACAACGGCATGTACAAGCAGGCGGTCGCGGGGCTGGAAAAGCTCGGCCCGAACGCGTTCGGCAACCGTCAGGAGCTCGAGCGCGCCGCCGGCACGCTGACCTACGAAGCCAAGGTCAGCGGCCTGAGCAGCATCGACAAGGTCGTGCTCAACACCAACGGCACCGGTTTGTTCGCGGTGCAGGGCGAGCTCAACGATCCGGCCGCGCGCCGCGTCCACGCCGACAAGGCGCAGGCCGCGAGCGTGCCGCTGGAACGCAGCAGCGAGCAGCTGCGCCAGGACGTGCCGCAGCAGGCGCAGACCCCGAACGCGCAGACGCAGGAGCGCGCGCCGAAGGTCATGAGCGCCTGATCGGGCCGCGAGGCACGGAGTAAGACGCGCGCCGCGGGGAGGCGGCGCGCGCGAAGCAAGGACGACAGCGCTGCGCCACCGGTCCGATCCGGTCGCGGCGCCGGCGCAGGATGCGCCGCCAAGGACGGCAAGCCGGGACGCGGAGTCAGGGACGGCGCAGCGCGGGAGCGGGCAGGTCGGGGAGGACCGGCCCGCGCAACGCGCAGCGACGCGACGCGGCCAGGGAGCGGACGCCAAGGACGGCGAGGCCGGGCGCCGGGGCCGAAAGGCCCCGGCGGGCCGGAAGCAAGGCGGATGCGAACGGCGTGCGGCCGTGCGCAGACGCGCGACAGGCTAGCTGCGACAGTGCGGCACGGCAGTTCGAACGAGGAAGACAAGGCATGAAATCGCAAAACACGCGTTGGACCGGAACCTTGCTGCTGAGCGCCCTGTTGGCGCTGGGCGGCTGCGACCTGGCCTCCAACAGCCAGCCGGCGGCGGCCGCGCCCGATCAGGCCGCGGCGGAAAAGCCGGCGCGGCCCGCGGCGGAAACGAAACCGGCCACGGCCTGCCCGTCGCAAGATTTCGACGCGTTCCTGGCGGCGTTCGCCGACGACGCCGATGTGCAACGCGCGTTCACCGAGCGCCCGCTGCGCAGCGAAACCGTCGACGCCAACGCCGACCCCGAGCCCAAGCCGGTGACCGCGATGCTCGACGGCGACGCGCTCACGTTCCCGCTGATGGCCAGCCGCGCCAAGCAGCAGGCCGAAGGTTTGGTGCTGAGCCAGACCGAGCTCAACGGCGACAAGCAGGTGCTGCTGGCCAAGCCCGACACCGATTACCAACTCTCGTTCTTCTTCCGCAAGGGCGAGTGCTGGACCTTGTACCGCATGCGCGACGACTCGCTGTAACCCTCTGGCGCGACCGGTCTTTCATCAGGAGCCGACATGTCTTACCAAGACGTCATGAACACCATCCTGCCGCCGCAGCAGGGGCGTTCGCCGCACATCACCGGGCACTACGGCGAGCACCGCGGCAACGGGCCGCACGGCGGTTCGGACTTCAACTACGTCGGCGGACAGGCCGGCGTGAACCTCACCCATCCGACCCTGCATTCGCCGGTGGCCGGCACGGTCGAGTTCGTCGGCGGCCGCTACGGCACCGTCACCATCGTCGACGGCGAGGGCAACCGCCATCAGCTGCTGCACACGCAGAGCCAGTCGGTCGTGGTCGGCCAGCGGGTCGAGCCGGGCACCACGATCGGCACGATGGGCGGGCGCGGCCCCAACGGCGAGGCGCAATACGCCCAGCACGTGCATTACCAAATGAAGGACGCGCAGGGCAACAACATCAACCCCGAAACCTTCTGGAACCAGCGCGAACACGGCGGCCGCACCGCCGCCGCGCCGGTCGCCGCGGGCGCCGACGGCGTGCTGCGCCAGGGCGAACGCGGGCCGGAAGTGCGCGCGCTGCAGGAAACGCTCAACCGTCTGGGCTATCGCGACGACCAAGGCCGCGCGCTCACGCCCGACGGCGATTTCGGCGAACGCAGCCGGCAGGCGGTCGCGCGCTTCCAGCGCGAGAACGGCTTGCACGAGGACGGCGTCGCCGGCCGCGACACGATGAAGGCGCTGCGCGACGCCGGCCCGCGTCAGGCCGGCGACGAACGCGCGCTGATCTCCAACCCGAACCATCCCGACAACGGCATGTACCGGCAAGCGCTGGCCGGTTTGGAGCGGCTCGGGCCCGAGGCCGGTTTTCGCGGCGCGCAGGATCGCGAGCGCGCCGCCGCCACGCTGACGTACGAAGCGCGCGTCAGCGGCATGAACCGGATCGACCACGTCGTGCAGAACGTCAACGGCAACGGCGTGTTCGCGGTGCAGGGTGGCTTGAACGATCCGGCCCATCACCGCGTATACGCCGACAAGCAGCAGGCGATGAACCAAAGCGTCGAGCAATCGAGCCAGCGTCTGGCCCAGGACGCGCCGGCGCAGCAGGCGACGCAGCAGCAGAGCCAGCAGCAACAACACCAGCAGCACCAGCCCCCGCGCATGACGCTGGGCTGAGGCTGGGCCCGGCTCGGCCGGGAACCGCCGCGCGGGAGGCGCGGCGGGTGTGGAAAGCGGGCGTCGGCCGGCAAGGAGGCCGCGACGGCGCCGCAGTTCGATCGGTACAGGCCGCCGCGCCGTCGGTGGAGGCGGCGGACCCGCGCCGATCGAGGAACCCCGCAGGCCAGGGACGGCGTCGAAGTCTCTGCGGGGTTCGCGACAAGGAGGTCCCGGCTTCGTCCGCGAGGGCGGGGCAGGCACGGCAGGCTCGATCGCTAGGGAGATCGAGCCTGCCGCTGCCGCTTGCCTCGGCCGCGCCCGGGTTCGACCGAACCGGCGGCTGGGGGTAGGCTGCCGGTGTACGGCGGCCAAGGATCGCGACCGGACCCGCTCCGGCAGGGAGACGACGATGAATTCGCAATCGCAAGACCAAACGCTGCGGGTCGGCACCGAAGCCAGCTCGCAAACCCTCGACGAGGTGCGCCGGGCGCAGCAGCGCAATCTGCTCAGCAGCCCCAGCCACCCGCAGCACGAGCAGTTCGCTCATGTGCGCGTGTGCCTCGACCGCAACGACGCGGCACGCCAATTCAGCCCCGGCGAACGCGACAACCTCGCCGGCGCGCTGCTGGCCGAGGCCACCCGCGAACGCCAGCGCGTGGACCACGTCGCCTTCAGCCAGGACGGCAAGCGCGCGTTCGCGGTCGAGGGCGACGCCCCGGCGCAGCGGATCTGCTACGTCGAGGCGCAACAGGCCGCGCAGCAATCGCTGCAGCGCAGCAGCGAACAGACCGATCAGCTGGTGCGCGAGCAGACCTTGCGCGACCAGCAGCGCCAGACCGAGCGCGAGCGCGAGAAGGAGCGCGAAACCGAGCGCCAGCGCCAAACCCCCGATCGCGACGACGAGCGTCAGCAGCAGCAACAGCAGCCGTCGGCCGCGGCGCGCGCGCTGACCCGCGAGCGCGACTGAGCGCGCCGTCGGCGCGCAGGCCCAGGAGGACCGCATGAGTTTGAACAACGAATACCAGCACCACGTCCGCACCAAGGGCAAGTACCAGATCGTCGCCCTGACCCGCGATTCGGATTTCGTCGAAAACGACGTCTACGGCTACGCGGTCCTGTCCTCGGACGGGGTCAAGCTGCGTCACGATCTGACCCTCAGCGACGCCATGAAGTGGGTGGACGAGGAAATCCTGCGGGAATTGTTGTCCAACGGCAGCCTTTCGCCGGATATGATGGCGCAATCGCGCCCGGCGGAGCGTTCCGGGCTCCGGGCAGGCCGGAAGCGACGCTGACCGACAGCGGGTTCGGGGATCAAGCAGGAAGTAAAACGTGAAAGGGAAGGCGATTGGCGCCATCGTGGCGCTGTTGGTGACCGCGGTTGCGGGTTTGTATCTGTCCGGCTACTTCACCCTGATGCTGCTCAAGCTCAGCGCGCCGCTGGCTTGGGACACCTATCTGCAATACGTCAAGGCGCTCGACCTGCCGCAGGTCAAGCCGTACGCCAACAAGATCAAGATCGGCGGCATGCTCGGCTTCGGCTTTCCCGGCGTGCTGTACCTGGGCCTGCTCTATCTGATCTTCAAGCCCAAGAAGCAGTCCATGCACGGCGACGCGCGTTTCGCCAACGCCGGCGACCTGGACAAGAAGGACATGTTCAAGTCGACCCCGACCTCGATCGTGGTCGGCAAGTACAACGGCAAGCTGGTCCAGCTCAGCGGCCAGCAGTTCGTGATCCTCGCCGCGCCGACCCGTTCGGGCAAGGGCGTGGGCATCGTCATTCCGAACCTGCTCAACTACCAGGCGTCGATGGTGGTGCTGGACATCAAGCAGGAAAACTTCGACCTCACCAGCGGCTGGCGCGCGGGGCAGGGGCAGGAGATCTACCTGTTCAATCCCTTCGCCGAAGACCGCCGCACCCATCGCTGGAATCCGCTGACCTACGTGTCCGCCGATCCGGCGTTCCGCGTCTCGGACCTGATGAGCATCGCGGCGATGCTGTATCCGGACGGCTCGGACGATCAGAAGTTCTGGGTCAGCCAGGCGCGCAACGCGTTCATGGCCTTCACCCTGTACCTGTTCGAGGCCTACGACGACGCGCAGAAGGTCGGCTTCCCGTTCGCCACCCAGCCGACCATCGGCGCGGTGTTCCGGCTGTCGTCCGGCGACGGCAAGAGCGAGCTCAAGCCCTTCCTCAAGGGCCTGTCGGAGCGTCCGTTCCTGAGCCAGAACGCGAAGGCCGCGTTCGCCAACATGCTGTCGCAGGCCGACGAGACCTTCGCCTCGATCCTGGGCACGTTCAAGGAACCCTTGAACCCTTGGATCAACCCGGTGCTCGACGCGGCCACCGCGACCGACGACTTCCTGCTGACCGATCTGCGCAAGAAGAAGATGACGATCTACGTCGGCATCCAGCCGAACAAGCTGGCCGAGAGCCGCTTGATCGTGAATCTGTTCTTCAGCCAGATCATCAACCTCAACACCCGCGAACTGCCGCAGAACAACAAGGAACTGAAGCACCAGTGCCTGTTGCTGATGGACGAGTTCACCTCCATCGGCAAGGTCGACATCATCGCCTCGGCGGTGTCGTACATGGCCGGCTACAACATCCGCCTGCTGCCGATCATCCAGAGCATGTCGCAGCTCGACGCGACCTACGGCAAGGACGTCTCGCGCACGATCATCACCAACCACGCGCTGCAGATCATCTACGCCCCGCGCGAACAGCAGGACGCCAACGACTACTCCGAGATGCTCGGCTACACCACGGTGCGCAAGACCAACATCACCCGCGGTAAGGACATCTCGCGCAGCGAATCCGAGGAACGCCGCGCGCTGATGCTGCCGCAGGAACTCAAGGCGATGGGCTTCGACAACGAAGTGTTCCTGTACGAAGGCATCCCGCACCCGGTGAAGTGCGACAAGATCAAGTACTACCAGGACAAGCTGTTCACCCAGCGCCTGCTGCCGAAGGTCACCGTGCCGATGCTCGACATCAAGATCGGGTAAGCGGGCAGGGCGCCAGCGCCAACGAAAAGCCGCCGGTCTCCGGCGGCTTTTTTTATGACCCCCGGTCGCGTCGCGACCCCGACCGCTCCCTGTAGGAGCGGCGTGAGCCGCGACCGCACCACCGCGCCCACGATGAACGTTCGACGTAGTTGTGTGCCCGCGGTCGCGGCTCGCGCCGCTCCTACAGGGACTGCGGCCGGTCCCGTTCCTAACTCGCTTACTCGGGCCATAATGCCCGCAGACCCGAGCCCGCCTTCCGCCCCCATGAACGATCTGCGCATCACCCTGATCCAAGGCGCCACCCGCTGGCACGACCCCGCCGGCAACCGCGAGTACTACGGCGAACTGCTCGGCCAGACCCAGGGCATCACCGACCTGGTGCTGCTGCCGGAAACCTTCACCAGCGGCTTCAGCAACGACGCCATCGGCAACGCCGAAACCATGGACGGCCCGACCGTCGCCTGGATCCGCGAACAAGCGGCCCGGCTCGGCGCCGCGATCTGCGGCAGCGTGCAGCTGCGCACCGACGAGGGCGTGTTCAACCGCCTGTTGTTCGCCACGCCCGACGGCGCGCTGCAGACCTACGACAAGCGCCACCTGTTCCGCTACGCCAAGGAACACGAGCGCTACGCCGCCGGCCACGACCGCCTCACCGTGGAATGGAAGGGTTGGCGGATCTGCCCGCTGGTCTGCTACGACCTGCGTTTCCCGGTGTTCTCGCGCAACCGCTTCGACGTCGAACGCCCCGGCGCGCTCGACTACGACCTGCTGCTGTACGTCGCCAACTGGCCGTCGGCGCGCGCCTACCCGTGGAAGACCTTGCTGCGCGCCCGCGCCATCGAGAACCTGTGCTACGTCGCCGGCCTCAACCGCGTCGGCACCGACGGCAACGGCCTGCATTACGCCGGCGACAGCGCCGTGATCGACTTCCTCGGCCACCCGATCAGCGAATGCACCGACGAGGAAGTGGTGGTCACCACGACCTTGCAGGCGGCCGAGTTGGCCGCGCACCGCGAGCGGTTTCCGGCGATGTTGGATGGGGATCGGTTCGAGCTGGCCTGAGCCGCGCGCTCGATTCCATTCCCCGTCATTCCGGCGAAAGCCGGAACCCATTTTGATCTTTCTCCACGTTTGCCAGCGGACTCGACGACGGCGAAAGCAATGGGTTCCGGCTTTCGCCGGAATGAGGGTTTGAGGGCGAAGCGTCGCCAAGCTATCGCCGTACCGACGGCGCTTCGCGCTCGCTGACTTCTAACGCCTGGTCAGTATTTCCCGCTTCAATAGTGCTCCGAAGCGCGCGACCGAGCCGCGCCTTCCGCGATCTCGTCCTCGCCCATCCCGCGCTTGTGGAAGTACACCTGCTCGGCCGCCCAGCGCAGCGGCGTGGAGTTCAGCAGCAGGTCGAACGGCCAGTCGAACTGGAAGCGGTCGAACGCCCAGCGCAGCGCGCGCTTGCGGCGGAAGCGCGGCGCGGCGTCCTCGGCGATGGATTCCGGCGCGGGGCCGATGCCGCGCGCGTGCAGGGCGATGGCTTGGCCCAAGGTTTCGCCGTGCGCCCAGGCCGAATGGATGCCGCCGGCGGTGACCGGCGAGACGATGCCGGCGGCGTCGCCGGTGAGCATCGCGCCGTCGCGCGCCAGCGGGAACACCGGGCCGCCGCAGGGAATCAGGCCGGCGCGGGTGTGCGCGGGCTGCAAATTTTCCGGCAAGCCGACCGCGCCGCGCACGCGCGCCAGGAAGCCGTCGATGTCGGGCACGCGCGCGTGTTCGGCGTCGTGGCGCAGCGCCAGACCGGCCTGCACGCCGGTCGGGTTCTGCGCGACCCAGCCGATGTAGCCCGGCGCGTAGCGCTTGCTGACGAAGCAGTGCAGGGCGCCGGATTCGGGCAGGCTGGCGCCGGGGAATTCGTACTCGATGCCGTACAGGAACTCCTGCGTGCGGCCCAGCCCGGTGCGCTCGGCGACGCGCGACTTGGCGCCGTCGGCGCCGACCAGGAAACGCGCGCGGCCGACGCCTTCGATGCGCCAGCCGTTGTCCTCGCGCTCGGCGTGGGTGAACGACGCGCCCAGGCGCAGATCCACGCCGTGGCGTTGCAGTTCCTGCGCCAGCCAACGCATCAGGCGCGGCGTGTCGGTGGTGAGGAAGTAATAGCCCGGCGCGCTCAGCGCCATGCTGCGCAGGTTCGGCGAATACAGCCGCACCCGCTCGACCCGATGCGTGCAGCTCTCCGGCGCGCGGCTCAGCCAGGTGCGCTCGGCCGCTTCCTTGACCACGATGCCGGTGGTGCGCAGCTTGTCGCCGGGATCGCGCTTGCGCTCCAGCACCACCACGCGCAGGCCCGCGCGCACGGCCGCGAGCGCGCAGGCGGCGCCGGCGAAACTGGCGCCGACCACGACCAGGTCGCAATCGAAACGGTCGGAATTCGGAAGCATGGCGCGGACCTCGGCTGGGGATTGCGCCGCAGTGTGTCCGCTGAAGGCGAAGCGCGTATGGGGTCTGTGTGAAGTGTCGGACTGGGTCACGCGCGAAGCGCTTACGCGGTCGGCGTAAGCGCTAAACAATCGTAAATCCGCGGTTGCGGGCGCGGCGCTCGATGGGGGAGGGCGCGCTTGTTCGACGACTGCGTAGCAGCGGGCGCGCGTGTCATGAAGGCGCTGACGGCGAGCGCGTTCGTCGCAGGTGCGCGATGCCGAAGGCGTGTTCGCCGAGGATGGATCAGCGCGCTTTTTTCGACGCGGGGGAATCGACGATCGCGCGCAAGGCCGCTAACGCGTCGTCCGGCGAACCGTCGCACACCGCGCGCACGATCGCCCCGTCGACCGCGACGGCCAAGGTGCGCGCGCGCGCTTCCCGCGTCGGCCCGGCCGGCAGCGACTCGGCGATGCGCGCCTGCATCGCGCGCTTGTGCGCGCGCGAGCGCTCCACCGCTTCGGGCAGCGTCGGGCCGAGTTCGGCGACGGTGTTGATGAAGGCGCAGCCGCGGAACTGCGGATGCGCGAACCATTCCGCCAGCGCCGGCGCCAGCGCGTCGGCGCCGTCGCCGTGGCGGCGCAGGGCCGCGTCGAACCACGCCATCCAGCGTTCGTGGCGGTAGTCGAGAAACGCCAGGATCAGATCGTTCTTGCTCGGGTAATGCCGGTACAGCGTGACCTTGGTCACGCCGGATTCGGCGATGACCCGGTCGATGCCGGTGGCGCGCACGCCTTCCAGGTAGAACAGATCGTGCGCGGTCTGCAGGATGCGTTCGCGCGCGCTCGGGGTTGGAGCCGGGGCGGTCTTGCCGTTCATGGCGCGATGGTAGACCGATCCGTCTACTGGCGCCAGGGGTGTAGACAGATCGGTCTACATGGCGTAGCGTGATGTGTAGACAGAGTTGTCTACACACGCTTCGCCCAACAACCGAGGACGTCCCATGGATACCCGCCCGCCGCTGCCCCCGTTCACCCGCGAAACCGCCGCGCAGAAAGTCCGCCTCGCCGAGGACGCTTGGAACACGCGCGATCCCGAGCGCATCGCCCAGGCTTACACGGCCGATACGCGTTGGCGCAACCGCGCCGAGTTCGTCGAAGGCCGCCAGGACGTGGTCGCGTTCCTGCAGCGCAAATGGAGCCGCGAACTCGAGTACCGGCTGATCAAGGAACTGTGGGCGAACGACGGCCACCGCATCGCGGTGCGCTTCGCCTACGAATGGCGCGACGATGCGGGGCAGTGGTACCGCAGCTACGGCAACGAGAATTGGGAGTTCGCCGAGGACGGCCGCATGGCGCTGCGCATCGCCAGCATCAACGACAAGCCGATCGCCGAGAGCGAGCGAAAGTTCCGTTGGCCGCAGGGCCGGCGGCCGGACGAGCATCCGGGTTTGAGCGAATTGGGCCTGTAATCCGGCCGTTCGCGTCGCAGTCGCGCGCGCTTCCTGTAGGAGCGGCGCGAGCCGCGACCGCGAAACCGCGCTTACGCCGCAACCCGCCTAACGCGGTCGCAGCTCACGCAGCTCCTACAGTCGGAAACGCCGCGTCGCAGCTCTGTAGGAGCGGCGTGAGCCGCGACCGAGAAACCACACTTGCGTCGTAAGCCGCCTGTCGCGGTCGCAGCTTGCGCAGCTCCTACAGTCGGCAATGCCGCAACGCAGATTCTTGTAGGAGCGGCGCGAGCCGCGACCGCGACACCGCGCTTACGCCGCACGCCGACTATCGCGGTCGCAGCTTACGCAGCTCCTACCGTCGGCAATGCCGCAACGTGGCTCCTACCGCGTAGACGAAACGTCGATCTCAAGCGTCGTCCAACCCCGCATACACCGCATCGCGCAGATCGAACACGAACGCCCCGTCCATCCCCTCGATCGCCGTATTGGTCAACGCCACCACGCTCAACGCGCGCTGCGGGTCGAGGAACCAGGAGTGGCCGTACACGCCGCCCCAGGCGAGGGTGCCGCGCGATTGCGGCGTGGCCGCGGCGACCGGGTCGGCCAGCACCGCGGCGCCGTAGCCGTGGCCCCAGCCCGGGTCGTTGCCTTCGACGCCGGCGGGCGTATGCGCCTGCATCAGGATCGCCGCCGCTTCGGGCGACAGCGCGCCGTCGCCGCCGCGGCGCAGCGCTTCCAGCAGCTTGAGCACGTCGCCGGCGCTGCCGGCCATGCCGGCGCCGCCGGAGGGGTAGGAGCCGGCCTTTTCGATCCGGCCCGGCGCGTAGCGCAGGACGCCGTCGAAGAACGGCAGCTCGCTGCCGTCGTGCATGCGCAGCGGCCGGCGCGAGCCGTCGGCGGCGCGGCCGTCGGTGTAGTGCGCGACCAGGCGCTTGTAATCGGCGACCTGGAAGCCGGTGTCGGCCATCGCCAGCGGCGCGAGGATCGTCTCCTCGATCAACGTCGGCAGCGGCGTGCCGGTCGCGCGCGCCATCGCTTCGCCGAGCACGTCCAGGCCGATCGAATACTTGAACCCGCGGCCCGGCGCGAAGCGCAGGCGGGTGCGGGCGAGGCGGCGCAGGTTTTCCTCGATGTCCAGGCCGGGCTGGTCGAAGCCGTCGGACACTTCGTGCGCGTCGTAATCGCCGCCGGAGGGTTCGCCGAAGCGATAGCTCAGGCCCGAGGTGTGGGCGAGCAGCTGACGCAGGCTGATATCCGGCGCGGTGCCGTCGGCGAGCTGCGGGCGGAACTGC
Encoded here:
- a CDS encoding NAD(P)/FAD-dependent oxidoreductase — protein: MLPNSDRFDCDLVVVGASFAGAACALAAVRAGLRVVVLERKRDPGDKLRTTGIVVKEAAERTWLSRAPESCTHRVERVRLYSPNLRSMALSAPGYYFLTTDTPRLMRWLAQELQRHGVDLRLGASFTHAEREDNGWRIEGVGRARFLVGADGAKSRVAERTGLGRTQEFLYGIEYEFPGASLPESGALHCFVSKRYAPGYIGWVAQNPTGVQAGLALRHDAEHARVPDIDGFLARVRGAVGLPENLQPAHTRAGLIPCGGPVFPLARDGAMLTGDAAGIVSPVTAGGIHSAWAHGETLGQAIALHARGIGPAPESIAEDAAPRFRRKRALRWAFDRFQFDWPFDLLLNSTPLRWAAEQVYFHKRGMGEDEIAEGAARSRASEHY
- a CDS encoding type IV secretory system conjugative DNA transfer family protein; this encodes MKGKAIGAIVALLVTAVAGLYLSGYFTLMLLKLSAPLAWDTYLQYVKALDLPQVKPYANKIKIGGMLGFGFPGVLYLGLLYLIFKPKKQSMHGDARFANAGDLDKKDMFKSTPTSIVVGKYNGKLVQLSGQQFVILAAPTRSGKGVGIVIPNLLNYQASMVVLDIKQENFDLTSGWRAGQGQEIYLFNPFAEDRRTHRWNPLTYVSADPAFRVSDLMSIAAMLYPDGSDDQKFWVSQARNAFMAFTLYLFEAYDDAQKVGFPFATQPTIGAVFRLSSGDGKSELKPFLKGLSERPFLSQNAKAAFANMLSQADETFASILGTFKEPLNPWINPVLDAATATDDFLLTDLRKKKMTIYVGIQPNKLAESRLIVNLFFSQIINLNTRELPQNNKELKHQCLLLMDEFTSIGKVDIIASAVSYMAGYNIRLLPIIQSMSQLDATYGKDVSRTIITNHALQIIYAPREQQDANDYSEMLGYTTVRKTNITRGKDISRSESEERRALMLPQELKAMGFDNEVFLYEGIPHPVKCDKIKYYQDKLFTQRLLPKVTVPMLDIKIG
- a CDS encoding serine hydrolase domain-containing protein, with the translated sequence MNLAASAAPVAALSLRDRVDDALDRALAERRLVGAVVLIARDGQIVYRRAAGQADRESDRLMREDAIFLLASVTKPIVAAAAVELAQRGRIDLDAPVTRWLPQFRPQLADGTAPDISLRQLLAHTSGLSYRFGEPSGGDYDAHEVSDGFDQPGLDIEENLRRLARTRLRFAPGRGFKYSIGLDVLGEAMARATGTPLPTLIEETILAPLAMADTGFQVADYKRLVAHYTDGRAADGSRRPLRMHDGSELPFFDGVLRYAPGRIEKAGSYPSGGAGMAGSAGDVLKLLEALRRGGDGALSPEAAAILMQAHTPAGVEGNDPGWGHGYGAAVLADPVAAATPQSRGTLAWGGVYGHSWFLDPQRALSVVALTNTAIEGMDGAFVFDLRDAVYAGLDDA
- a CDS encoding nuclear transport factor 2 family protein, yielding MDTRPPLPPFTRETAAQKVRLAEDAWNTRDPERIAQAYTADTRWRNRAEFVEGRQDVVAFLQRKWSRELEYRLIKELWANDGHRIAVRFAYEWRDDAGQWYRSYGNENWEFAEDGRMALRIASINDKPIAESERKFRWPQGRRPDEHPGLSELGL
- a CDS encoding amidohydrolase, which translates into the protein MNDLRITLIQGATRWHDPAGNREYYGELLGQTQGITDLVLLPETFTSGFSNDAIGNAETMDGPTVAWIREQAARLGAAICGSVQLRTDEGVFNRLLFATPDGALQTYDKRHLFRYAKEHERYAAGHDRLTVEWKGWRICPLVCYDLRFPVFSRNRFDVERPGALDYDLLLYVANWPSARAYPWKTLLRARAIENLCYVAGLNRVGTDGNGLHYAGDSAVIDFLGHPISECTDEEVVVTTTLQAAELAAHRERFPAMLDGDRFELA
- a CDS encoding TetR/AcrR family transcriptional regulator, with protein sequence MNGKTAPAPTPSARERILQTAHDLFYLEGVRATGIDRVIAESGVTKVTLYRHYPSKNDLILAFLDYRHERWMAWFDAALRRHGDGADALAPALAEWFAHPQFRGCAFINTVAELGPTLPEAVERSRAHKRAMQARIAESLPAGPTREARARTLAVAVDGAIVRAVCDGSPDDALAALRAIVDSPASKKAR